Proteins encoded in a region of the Burkholderia ubonensis subsp. mesacidophila genome:
- the bioB gene encoding biotin synthase BioB translates to MTQAQTAAVQTDAIPVAAPAAQRWRVADVVALFDLPFNDLMFRAQQVHREHFDANAVQLSTLLSIKTGGCEEDCGYCSQSSHHDTGLKAEKLMDVDAVLDAARAAKANGASRFCMGAAWRNPKERHMPALTEMVRGVKEMGLETCMTLGMLEDEQAKELADAGLDYYNHNLDTSPEFYGQIISTRTYQDRLDTLDRVRDAGINVCCGGIIGMGESRRERAGLITQLANLSPYPDSVPINNLVAIEGTPLEGTAALDPFEFVRTIAVARITMPKAVVRLSAGREQLDDGLQAMCFLAGANSMFYGDQLLTTSNPQTQRDRALFDRLGIRASQADALGTDA, encoded by the coding sequence ATGACCCAAGCCCAGACTGCCGCAGTGCAAACCGACGCAATCCCCGTGGCCGCTCCGGCCGCGCAGCGCTGGCGCGTCGCCGACGTCGTCGCCCTGTTCGACCTGCCGTTCAACGACCTGATGTTCCGCGCGCAGCAGGTGCACCGCGAGCACTTCGACGCGAACGCGGTGCAGCTGTCGACGCTGCTGTCGATCAAGACGGGCGGCTGCGAGGAGGATTGCGGCTATTGCTCGCAGTCGTCGCATCACGATACGGGCCTGAAGGCCGAGAAGCTGATGGACGTCGACGCGGTGCTCGACGCCGCGCGCGCCGCGAAGGCGAACGGCGCGAGCCGCTTCTGCATGGGCGCCGCGTGGCGCAACCCGAAGGAGCGCCACATGCCGGCGCTGACCGAGATGGTGCGCGGCGTGAAGGAGATGGGGCTCGAGACCTGCATGACGCTCGGCATGCTCGAGGACGAGCAGGCGAAGGAACTCGCCGACGCGGGCCTCGACTACTACAACCACAACCTCGACACGTCGCCGGAGTTCTACGGCCAGATCATCTCGACGCGCACCTACCAGGACCGCCTCGACACGCTCGACCGCGTGCGCGACGCGGGCATCAACGTGTGCTGCGGCGGGATCATCGGGATGGGCGAGTCGCGCCGCGAGCGCGCGGGCCTGATCACGCAGCTCGCGAACCTGAGTCCGTATCCGGATTCGGTGCCGATCAACAACCTCGTTGCGATCGAAGGCACGCCGCTCGAAGGCACCGCTGCGCTCGACCCGTTCGAGTTCGTCCGCACGATCGCGGTTGCGCGGATCACGATGCCGAAGGCCGTGGTGCGGCTGTCGGCCGGCCGCGAGCAGCTCGACGACGGGCTGCAGGCGATGTGCTTCCTCGCGGGCGCGAACTCGATGTTCTACGGCGACCAGCTGCTGACGACCAGCAACCCGCAGACCCAGCGCGACCGCGCGCTGTTCGACCGGCTCGGCATCCGCGCGAGCCAGGCGGACGCGCTCGGCACGGACGCGTAA